The Chordicoccus furentiruminis DNA window ACGTTTGTTTTCTTTTCCTCTCCCTACTTAGATGTTTCAGTTCAGGAGGTTCCCTCCACAGACCTATGGATTCAGTCTGCGGTGCATGAGGTCTGCTCATGCGGGTTGCCCCATTCGGACATCTGCGGATCAGCGGATATGTGCTCCTCCCCGCAGCTTTTCGCAGCTTATCGCGTCCTTCATCGGCGCCCAGTGCCAAGGCATCCGCCCTGCGCTCTTGTTTACCTGACCATGTCCGCACCGGCCACTAGCGTATGCCCGGTACGGTCCGCCGTTCCAGCGCTTTCGCGCCGTTCCGGCTGCTGTATTGCTTCTAGACCTTTGTCTCTGATTTGTGATCCTTGCGGATCACGCCTCTGATGTCTTTTCCTATCTTTTGTCTGCGCTTCAACCTTTTGTGTCCGTCTGCTCCGTCTCTTCTAAGGAAGATCAGGAAACGAAACACTCAGGTTGGTGCTTCTCGGTATATGCGGTTTTCAAGGTGCGTTTCCATGCCTGCTGACTGCCGGTTATGAAACACAGCGTGGTCAGTCGTTTTGCAGCCAGGGCTTACACGCAAACATTGCATGTCGCCATGATTGCCGAGGATGTTCCAGCTCGCTTTGCTCGCTGGAACGGCTCAAAATCGAACCTCGCACTGCGCTTCGCTTGTGCTCGCTAAGATTTTGATGCCTGGCGGCCACCTGCCCTCCCGCACCGTCTCCAGTGCAGTACTCTCGGCCGTCCGGGTCTTCACCGTCGTGTTCGGCATGGGTACGGGTGTTTCCCCCGGACGCATCGCCGCCAGATTTCCTTCAGCCATCGCTTGATAGCTGAACAGTGAAACACATTTCTCTCTACTTCTCTCTTAGAAAGGAGGTGATCCAGCCGCACCTTCCGATACGGCTACCTTGTTACGACTTCACCCCAGTCATTCGCCCCACCTTCAGCAGCTCCCTCCCCTGCGGGTTGGGCCACTGATTTCGGGTGTTGCGGACTCCCATGGTGTGACGGGCGGTGTGTACAAGACCCGGGAACGTATTCACCGCAGCATGCTGATCTGCGATTACTAGCGATTCCAGCTTCGTGCACCCGGGTTGCAGAGTGCAGTCCGAACTGGGATGCCGTTTGTGGGATTCGCTCCCCCTCGCGGGTTTGCTTCCCTTTGTCCGACACCATTGTAGCACGTGTGTAGCCCAAATCATAAGGGGCATGATGATTTGACGTCATCCCCATCTTCCTCCAGGTTGTCCCTGGCGGTCTCCTCAGAGTGCCCGGCTTTACCTGCTGGCTACTGAGGACAAGGGTTGCGCTCGTTGCGGGACTTGACCCAACATCTCACGACACGAGCTGACGACAACCATGCACCACCTGTCTCCGGTGTTCCGAAGAAAGGACTCATTTCTGAATCTGTCACCGGGATGTCAAGATTTGGTAAGGTTCTTCGCGTTGCTTCGAATTAAACCACATGCTCCACCGCTTGTGCGGGTCCCCGTCAATTCCTTTGAGTTTCATTCTTGCGAACGTACTCCCCAGGTGGAATACTTACTGCGTTTGCTGCGGCACCGACAGCTCTCAGCTGCCGACACCTGGTATTCATCGTTTAGGGCGTGGACTACCAGGGTATCTAATCCTGTTTGCTCCCCACGCTTTCGAGCCTCAACGTCAGTTACTGTCCAGCAGGCCGCCTTCGCCACCGGTGTTCTTCCTGATATCTACGCATTTCACCGCTACACCAGGAATTCCGCCTGCCCCTCCAGTACTCAAGTGGTACAGTTTCCAATGCAAGCCCGGAGTTAAGCCCCGGGGTTTCACATCAGACTTGCATCACCGTCTACGCTCCCTTTACACCCAGTAAATCCGGATAACGCTTGCCCCCTACGTATTACCGCGGCTGCTGGCACGTAGTTAGCCGGGGCTTCTTAGTCAGGTACCGTCATCTTCTTCCCTGCTGATAGAAGTTTACATGCCGAAGCACGTCTTCCTTCACGCGGCGTCGCTGCATCAGAGTTTCCTCCATTGTGCAATATCCCCCACTGCTGCCTCCCGTAGGAGTTTGGGCCGTGTCTCAGTCCCAATGTGGCCGGTCGCCCTCTCAGGCCGGCTATGGATCATCGCCTTGGTGGGCCGTTACCCCGCCAACAAGCTAATCCAACGCGGGTCCATCTCTCACCGAATTTCTTTCCACCCTGTGCCATGCGGCACTGTGTGCATATGCGGTATTAACAGCCGTTTCCAGCTGTTATCCCCCTGTGAGAGGCAGGTTCCCCACGCGTTCCTCACCCATCCGCCGCTAAGTGAAAAAAGCAAGCTCTCTTCACTCCGCTCGACTTGCATGTGTTAGGCACGCCGCCAGCGTTCATCCTGAGCCAGGATCGAACTCTCTTAAGGATTTCAATCCGGATCCGGATGAAACTGACTTCGCTTTCGCTGCTCAGTTCCCCGTTTCCTTACTTTACTGCTGAGATTTTGTTCTCAATAAAATTCATAAAGGATTTTCGAGTTAGTATGTGTTTCACTGTTCAGTTATCAATGTTCTGTTTGCTGTTCTCTGTCCCTCACGGACAGCTTAATCAATTTACCATAGCTTTTCAGGTGTGTCAACGGCTTTTTGACGAATTTCAAAATATTTTTCAGATCTATTTTTCAGATTCCGGCCGTCACCAGTTTTGCCAGTATCGCCGACAACAGATTGTGGGTGGTGATGAAGGTGAGCACCGGGCTCACCGTGATCTGCCTCGCCAGCCCGTCAAAGGGACTCGTGAACGACAGCAGCTGAATCAGACCGAGTGCCAGCCAGACACCCACCAGCCCCTTCAGGAGGCCGATCGGAAGCCCGAGAATATGATCCAGCGCACTCACGCCACGTCTTCGGAGAATGTGCACGATGATAATCTGGATCACGATGCCGATCAGAAGCGCGATGACAAAGGTAATCACCGCCGCGATGATACGGATGATCACCGAACCGATCTCACCGGCCGCGGCGTCACGGACCGAATCCGTCCCCATCGCCAGCGCGATGACGGCTGTCCCGACTTCTTCGGGGGTGGATGCATTTGCCAGACTGACGGACGATCCGGAGCCGCTTCCCGCGGACGCGATGACCGCGGCGGTCTGCTTTCTGACATACTCCGTGATATACTGGCTCTCTGAGCACATCTTCGTCACCGCCGGCGTCCCGACTGCCATCACGAGCACCACGACAAGAAGAAACGCCATGGAAAAGACCGAGCGGAGAAAGCCGCGCCGCACCGCACGAAACACCACGAGCGCAAGATAAATCACCACCACCCATGTCAGCGCATTCATATTCATCCGTCTGTTCCTCCCAGAATCTGTCTCCGTACGTCCGTCCTTTTCACCGGAACTTAAGGCTCCGGCGATCCGGACCGCGGCCAGCCGTGTATTCGCCGCGTCCCGCGATTTCTCAGCGCAGCTCGATCACTTCAAGAGCCTGATCCGTCACCACGAGCAGTCTGCGGCTGTCCACACGGACCGCGTCCGTCACACTTCCTTCGCGGACAGGCCCGTGATACCGGCAGACGCCGCGCATACTGTATACGCTGATCCCCGATCCGCTGCTGAACACCAGCATATCGCCGCAGGCATGCACCGTCTGATACGAATCGTCCAGATTCATCGCAGCCAGTTCCTGACCGCCGCCGGAATAGAGCCGGGCCGTGTAGCGATGCCCTTTCTCAGTGCTTCGGAAGACGAAGCCGATATGAGAACCGTCCGAAAACATGCTGACGATCTCCTCGTCAAAATCCACATCGGCCGTCTGCTTCAGTTTGTCCGTTCCCCGGCAGACCGTGAGTCCGCCGTCCCGCACGATGATCAGTGAATCGCCGATGTAGGTCAGCGCGGGCACGAAGGAGCCGGTGAAGGAGAGCTCGCCGCTTTCGCGGCACCCTTCCGACTGATCCGACGAAAAGCGATAGGCACGGACCGTCGTACCGATGTTTCCGTCCGCTGCCGTCAGATACGAGACGGCCAGACTGAGCCCGTCGTCCGAGAGCGCCAGCGCGGCGGGATAGCCGGGATCCGTGATAGTCGAGGAGCCGGACGCAATCTTCGATCCGTCGGACGTGTAGTACGCAAACTCCGTTGTGTCACCGTTGTCCAGCAGCGCGGCCACTGTCCCTTTCGCGGAGACGCACGCCTTTCCGATCGGAAGCTCCGTGGAGAATGCACCCGTCTTGCCCTTCTCATTGAAAAGCAGGGCCGACGTGCCCTTGCAGTCGTAGATCAGGCATTCATTTCCGCAGACACTCAGCCGCGGGTCATTCATCGTATAAGTAACGGACCAGACCGTTTTCAGACTGCCGTTAAGCAGCGACGCGCCGTCCGTCGAGTAACGGACCGCACCCGCCGGCGTATATTCCCATTTGGAGACGCTGCCGCTCTTTTCGCTTGACCGGACAACCTTATATCCCGTATAAGTCCGGTTCTGGATATGGTGCACGAGCAGTGCGAGCAGTATGACAAGAACCGCCGCGGCCGCGATGGTGACGGCCCGGCGGACTCCTTCCGATCCCGCTCGTCTCTTCTGTTCTCTCAACGGCATTTCCTCACAGATCCGTCCGGCCCTCCAGCGCGCGCAGCAGCGTGACCTCGTCAATGTTCTCGAGATCGCCGCCCACCGGCACGCCGTTGGCAATCCGCGTCACCCGGATGCCGGTCGGTTTGATCAGACGGCTGATGTACATCGCCGTCGTCTCCCCTTCCAGCGTCGAGTTTGTCGCAATAATCACTTCCTTCACATCGCCTTCCAGACGCTTCATCAGCTCCTTCAGCCGGATATCATCCGGGCCGATGCCGAGCATCGGAGAAATCGCCCCGTGAAGGACATGGTAGACGCCCTCATATTTGCCCGTCTTCTCATAGGCGGCCAGATCCCTCGTCGTCTCGACGACCATAATCGTCGAGTGGTCCCGCTTCGGATTACTGCAGATCGGACAGATTTCACTGTCCGTCAGCGTGTAGCATTCCGAACAGTAGCGGACGTTTTTCCGGGTCTCGATCAGTGTGCGGGACAGCTTCTCCACCTTCTCCTCAGGCTGGCTGACGATGTAAAATGCAAGCCGCTGCGCCGTCTTCGTTCCGATGCCCGGAAGCATGGCGAGCTGTTCGATGAGCTCGCTCATCCGTCCACTAAAATAGTCCACCGCCAAAGCCTCCCATGCCGCCGGTCAGACTGCTTACCGAAGAGCTCTGCGCCTCGTCGATCTGCTTCAGCACATCGCCGAACGCGGCCTTCAGCATATCCTCCAGTGTCTCTACATCCTCCGGATCAACCGCCTCCGGGTCGATCTTCAGTTCCACGATCTCCCGTTTTCCGTTCATGCCAAGTCTCACGGCTCCGCCGCCCACCTGTGTGCTGAACGTCTTCTCCTCCAGCGCCTTCTGGTTCTCCTCCATCTGGCGCTGCATTTTCTGAGCCTGCTTCATCAGGTTCTGCATGTTTCCCGGCATGCCGCCGCCGAAACCGCCGCTTCGTTTCGCCACTTTCGTTCCTCCTTTGCCAGAGGCAGCCCTCTTCCGGCTGCCTTCTCCCGCCACTGACCGCCCTTCCCGGACTTCGTCAGAACGGCTCGTCCTCCGTGTCGTCGTCCTCCGACTCCTCGATATCCATATGGATCCGGCTTCGCATCATGCCGTCGATATCCACGTTCCGGAGCTCCGGCCCGCGCTGCGCGGCCAGATGCATTTCCACCTCCACATGGCGGCCGGTCTTCCGCTCAAGGTAGCGCTCCAGTTCCTCCCGGTTGTCCGGCGTATTCATCAGAAGCCGGTCGGCCGTCTCGTTGCCTCGCAGCTCCAGATACAGCCGGTTTTCCAGTGTTTCCGCGTTGTACTGGGGCGTCGCCTCCCGCTTCAGCATATTCTTCAGGAAGCCGTCCTCCATACCTCCGATCAGATGCTTCCAGTCCGCGCAGATTTCTTTCAGGTCCTCGGGCGCCGCGTCGGGCAGCACCTCGGCTTCCTCCTCAGCCGGCGCCGGTTCCGGAGGAGCCGCCGCGGCCGCAGCCGGCAGCCCTCTCACAGCCGCCTCATCCAGACGCGTCTCGATCTGGGCCATCCGGGCCATCAGAGCGTCCTCGTTCCGGTCCCCCTCCGGTCTGGCCATCTGGAGAAGAGCGACCTCGGTCAGCACTCTCCGGTTCGTCGCGTAGCGCATCCGGTTCTGAAGCTCGCTCAGTATCCGGATGCAGCGCATCAGCGCATCCGGGTCCGACCGCTGGGCGAGGTCGAGCAGGTCGTCCATCTGATCCGAGGAAGCGTCGATGATCTCCAGCGCATCCTCCCGGGACGTACTGCGCGCCACCAGCAGGTTGCGGAGATACCAGATGTAATCGCGAACCAGCTGACCGATTTCGACGCCGTCCGCGATCTGACGGCCGAGAATCTTCATCGCGGCGGCTGCATTTCCCGAAAAAACCGCCTCCGTCATCTCACGGAACACAGTTGTATCCGCCTCGCCGAGCGCTTTCAGCGCCTTGTCGTACGTCAGCTCCTCGTCCATATAGAACGCGAGGCACCGGTCAAGGAGGGACAGCGCGTCGCGCATCGACCCGTCGCCGGCGCGGGCGATGAACCGGAGAGCCCGTTCCTCCGCCTGAACGCCTTCCTTCCCGGTCAGCTCGCGGAGACGCGCCGTGATCGTGTCCACGTCGATCCGGTGAAAGTCGTACCGCTGGCAGCGCGACAGGATCGTGACCGGAATCCGTCCGGCCTCCGTTGTCGCCAGTATGAAGATGACGTAGGACGGAGGCTCCTCCAGCGTCTTCAGCAGCGCGTTGAATGCGCCGGGCGAGAGCATATGAACCTCGTCGATGATGTAAACCTTGTATTTTCCCCTGGTCGGACGATACCGGACTTCCTCAATGATGTCACGAATATTATCGACGCCGTTGTTGGAGGCGGCGTCGATCTCAATGACATTCATCGATTTTCCTTCTGCGATATTCCGGCAGCTTTCACACTGCCCGCAGGGGTTCCCGTTCTCGGGATGCTCGCAGTTCACGGCCCTCGCGAGGATCTTCGCCACAGACGTTTTCCCGGTGCCGCGGGTGCCGCAGAACAGATAAGCGTGCTGCAGCCGGCCGGTGCGGACCTGGTTGCGCAGCGTCCGGACGATCGGATCCTGACCCTTGACCTCGTCGAAGGTGCGGGGCCGGAACTTGCGGTATAGCGCTACATAGGACATGAACAATCAGTCTCCGAAGCTGATGCCGATGGATTTCGCGAGCTGGACGGTCTGGTTGTCCGGTTCCACCACCTTCAGCTTGCCGGCCGACTTCTCGAGATCCACTTTCCGGATCTGTCCGTTGACCGTCGCCACCATGATGCCGTATTCCTCCTTGATGATGCACTGCGCCGCGTACGCGCCCAGCTTTGTGGAGAGA harbors:
- a CDS encoding YbaB/EbfC family nucleoid-associated protein is translated as MAKRSGGFGGGMPGNMQNLMKQAQKMQRQMEENQKALEEKTFSTQVGGGAVRLGMNGKREIVELKIDPEAVDPEDVETLEDMLKAAFGDVLKQIDEAQSSSVSSLTGGMGGFGGGLF
- the recR gene encoding recombination mediator RecR, translated to MDYFSGRMSELIEQLAMLPGIGTKTAQRLAFYIVSQPEEKVEKLSRTLIETRKNVRYCSECYTLTDSEICPICSNPKRDHSTIMVVETTRDLAAYEKTGKYEGVYHVLHGAISPMLGIGPDDIRLKELMKRLEGDVKEVIIATNSTLEGETTAMYISRLIKPTGIRVTRIANGVPVGGDLENIDEVTLLRALEGRTDL
- a CDS encoding DUF5711 family protein, whose translation is MREQKRRAGSEGVRRAVTIAAAAVLVILLALLVHHIQNRTYTGYKVVRSSEKSGSVSKWEYTPAGAVRYSTDGASLLNGSLKTVWSVTYTMNDPRLSVCGNECLIYDCKGTSALLFNEKGKTGAFSTELPIGKACVSAKGTVAALLDNGDTTEFAYYTSDGSKIASGSSTITDPGYPAALALSDDGLSLAVSYLTAADGNIGTTVRAYRFSSDQSEGCRESGELSFTGSFVPALTYIGDSLIIVRDGGLTVCRGTDKLKQTADVDFDEEIVSMFSDGSHIGFVFRSTEKGHRYTARLYSGGGQELAAMNLDDSYQTVHACGDMLVFSSGSGISVYSMRGVCRYHGPVREGSVTDAVRVDSRRLLVVTDQALEVIELR
- the dnaX gene encoding DNA polymerase III subunit gamma/tau, which translates into the protein MSYVALYRKFRPRTFDEVKGQDPIVRTLRNQVRTGRLQHAYLFCGTRGTGKTSVAKILARAVNCEHPENGNPCGQCESCRNIAEGKSMNVIEIDAASNNGVDNIRDIIEEVRYRPTRGKYKVYIIDEVHMLSPGAFNALLKTLEEPPSYVIFILATTEAGRIPVTILSRCQRYDFHRIDVDTITARLRELTGKEGVQAEERALRFIARAGDGSMRDALSLLDRCLAFYMDEELTYDKALKALGEADTTVFREMTEAVFSGNAAAAMKILGRQIADGVEIGQLVRDYIWYLRNLLVARSTSREDALEIIDASSDQMDDLLDLAQRSDPDALMRCIRILSELQNRMRYATNRRVLTEVALLQMARPEGDRNEDALMARMAQIETRLDEAAVRGLPAAAAAAPPEPAPAEEEAEVLPDAAPEDLKEICADWKHLIGGMEDGFLKNMLKREATPQYNAETLENRLYLELRGNETADRLLMNTPDNREELERYLERKTGRHVEVEMHLAAQRGPELRNVDIDGMMRSRIHMDIEESEDDDTEDEPF
- a CDS encoding CvpA family protein; this translates as MNMNALTWVVVIYLALVVFRAVRRGFLRSVFSMAFLLVVVLVMAVGTPAVTKMCSESQYITEYVRKQTAAVIASAGSGSGSSVSLANASTPEEVGTAVIALAMGTDSVRDAAAGEIGSVIIRIIAAVITFVIALLIGIVIQIIIVHILRRRGVSALDHILGLPIGLLKGLVGVWLALGLIQLLSFTSPFDGLARQITVSPVLTFITTHNLLSAILAKLVTAGI